Proteins co-encoded in one Bacillus sp. FSL H8-0547 genomic window:
- a CDS encoding GNAT family N-acetyltransferase: MDFRLLTVEDTEQYRRLRLQALEELPFHFASAYELEKKKSIEELMEEIMPSASQFIAGAFTGRELRGITAFKQEPLHKMKHRGQILSMYISPPARGNGAGKSLLTYLLDRIRENPAIEKADLAVGAENKGAIALYRSLGFVQYGEYANALKVDGEYVDELYMTLALKTEKTR; encoded by the coding sequence ATGGATTTCCGTTTGCTGACAGTGGAAGACACTGAACAATACAGACGTTTGCGTCTGCAGGCACTGGAGGAGCTGCCCTTTCATTTTGCCTCTGCCTATGAACTTGAAAAGAAAAAATCAATTGAAGAGTTAATGGAGGAAATCATGCCATCCGCCTCTCAGTTCATTGCCGGAGCGTTTACAGGCAGGGAGCTGAGAGGCATAACCGCGTTCAAGCAGGAGCCTCTTCACAAAATGAAACACAGAGGACAGATCCTGAGCATGTACATATCCCCTCCTGCCAGAGGAAACGGCGCGGGAAAAAGCCTGCTTACGTATCTTTTGGACCGGATCAGAGAAAATCCTGCTATCGAAAAAGCAGACCTTGCAGTGGGAGCTGAAAACAAAGGGGCCATCGCCTTGTACCGGTCTCTCGGTTTTGTCCAGTACGGAGAGTATGCGAATGCTTTAAAAGTAGATGGAGAATACGTAGATGAGCTTTATATGACACTCGCGTTAAAAACAGAAAAAACCCGCTGA